A region of Rhizobium binae DNA encodes the following proteins:
- a CDS encoding adenylate/guanylate cyclase domain-containing protein — MQRRLAAILIADVVGYSRLVEADENATLAALGSLMSSSLRPVIAAHAGRVVKLMGDGLVAEFGSVVEAVSCAIAFQNSVASQQQFVDPTRKIIFRIGINLGDVVVDGDDILGDGVNVAARLEQLCPPGDVLISGAAYEHLAGKIDATIEYAGEQRLKNIARPIKAYHLPLSGSKFAVSNVSKFAGPTIAVLPFENMSGDPEQTYFSDGITEDIIIELARFTELMVIARTSSFALGGRSADLREIGHILGADYVVEGSVRRAGNRIRITVQLVETKGGTHRWAERYDAEIEDIFATQEEIARSIVATVAQRVIDDNEITSRRRRPEDVRAYDLFLQGNRLSDDFRPGAQERAEALFERAAKADPTFARAHTGLAYIYLNRASEGGLGIPREHDDNRIKALRSAETAFALDPSDPRVQCTLGYICLTWRDFKRAEHHLDLAKSMNPNDATILILWAWMQGALGRPVKGLAGAEVAYRLNPLHPRWYNYYKSRLLFLAERYGEAATLLEQRTFDTPDKEPRDMGWRAASYGHLGRIDDAERCGNIFIDAIRKRWCGASTAGSADYVNWLVDVSYLSSEQDVLRLREGLRRAGLPA, encoded by the coding sequence GAGAACGCGACACTTGCGGCTCTCGGCAGTTTGATGTCGTCGTCGCTGCGTCCGGTCATCGCCGCTCATGCAGGGCGTGTCGTCAAACTCATGGGCGATGGCCTGGTCGCGGAGTTTGGCTCGGTGGTCGAGGCCGTTTCTTGTGCAATCGCATTCCAGAATTCCGTGGCCAGCCAGCAGCAGTTCGTCGATCCGACGCGCAAGATCATCTTTCGCATCGGAATCAATCTCGGCGACGTCGTGGTTGATGGCGACGACATCCTGGGGGACGGAGTTAATGTGGCGGCGCGACTGGAGCAGTTGTGCCCACCGGGAGATGTTCTGATCTCCGGTGCAGCCTACGAACATCTTGCGGGGAAGATCGACGCAACGATCGAGTACGCCGGAGAGCAGCGTCTGAAGAACATCGCGCGCCCGATCAAGGCGTACCATCTTCCGTTGAGCGGATCGAAGTTTGCTGTCTCCAACGTTTCGAAATTCGCGGGACCAACTATCGCCGTGCTTCCATTTGAAAATATGAGCGGCGACCCAGAGCAGACCTATTTCAGCGATGGAATCACCGAGGACATAATCATCGAGCTCGCAAGGTTCACCGAGCTCATGGTCATCGCAAGAACTTCGTCCTTCGCATTAGGCGGTCGCTCCGCTGACCTGCGCGAGATTGGTCACATTCTCGGCGCCGATTATGTGGTCGAGGGGAGCGTCAGACGAGCAGGCAATCGGATCCGGATCACCGTGCAGCTTGTTGAAACGAAAGGCGGCACGCATCGCTGGGCCGAACGTTACGACGCTGAGATTGAGGATATCTTCGCCACCCAGGAAGAGATAGCGCGTAGCATCGTCGCCACGGTCGCGCAACGTGTCATCGACGACAACGAGATCACCTCTCGAAGACGCCGCCCGGAAGATGTGCGAGCCTACGATCTCTTCCTGCAGGGCAACCGCCTCTCTGACGACTTCCGGCCGGGAGCACAGGAGCGCGCCGAGGCGCTGTTCGAAAGGGCTGCCAAGGCGGATCCGACTTTCGCACGCGCCCACACGGGTCTCGCCTATATCTATCTCAACCGCGCCTCGGAGGGGGGCCTTGGCATCCCCAGGGAGCATGACGATAACCGGATCAAGGCGCTTCGATCGGCCGAAACGGCATTCGCGCTGGATCCAAGCGATCCTCGCGTGCAGTGCACCTTGGGTTACATTTGTTTGACCTGGCGCGACTTCAAAAGGGCGGAGCATCATCTCGATCTCGCAAAGTCGATGAATCCGAACGATGCCACCATTCTAATCTTGTGGGCGTGGATGCAGGGCGCGCTGGGGCGTCCGGTCAAAGGCTTGGCCGGGGCCGAGGTCGCCTACCGGCTGAACCCGCTACATCCCCGTTGGTACAACTACTACAAATCCCGTCTTCTGTTCCTTGCGGAACGATACGGCGAGGCGGCGACCCTTCTGGAACAGCGAACGTTCGACACACCCGATAAAGAGCCGCGCGACATGGGATGGCGCGCAGCCTCATACGGTCACCTCGGTCGGATCGATGATGCCGAACGATGCGGAAATATTTTCATTGATGCAATCAGGAAAAGGTGGTGCGGAGCGTCGACGGCAGGTTCCGCCGACTACGTGAACTGGCTCGTCGACGTCTCGTATCTATCTAGCGAGCAAGATGTGTTGCGGCTGCGCGAGGGATTGAGGCGGGCGGGTCTGCCGGCGTGA
- a CDS encoding L-fuconate dehydratase, with protein MTRITDLRVFDLRFPTSQSLDGSDAMNPDPDYSAAYVILDTDTPDLAGHGLTFTIGRGNDICCMAIEAMRHLVVGAELSEVLAHPGKFWRHLTSDSQLRWIGPEKGAIHLATGAVVNAVWDLLAKQAGKPVWRLVAEMSPEEIADIVDYRYLTDVLTRDEAIEILKRAEAGKAERIATLEKEGYSCYTTSAGWLGYEDEKLRRLCQEAIDAGFNHIKMKVGRDLEDDIRRLRIAREVIGPDRYLMIDANQVWDVGQAIDWVKALAFAKPFFIEEPTSPDDVAGHRKIRQAIAPVKVATGEMCQNRIMFKQFIAEGAIDIVQIDSCRMGGLNEVLSVLLIAAKFGLPVWPHAGGVGLCEYVQHLSMIDYVAVSGSKEGRVIEYVDHLHEHFLDPCRIENAAYMPPALPGFSIEMKPASIGNYRFRG; from the coding sequence ATGACCCGCATCACCGACCTTCGCGTCTTCGATCTCCGCTTTCCCACCTCACAAAGCCTGGACGGGTCCGATGCGATGAATCCCGACCCGGACTATTCGGCCGCTTATGTCATTCTCGATACGGATACGCCTGATCTTGCCGGCCATGGCCTGACCTTCACCATCGGCCGCGGCAACGACATTTGCTGCATGGCGATCGAGGCAATGCGCCACCTCGTCGTCGGCGCCGAGCTTTCCGAGGTGCTTGCCCATCCCGGCAAATTCTGGCGGCATCTGACCAGCGACAGCCAGCTGCGCTGGATCGGCCCGGAAAAGGGTGCCATTCACCTGGCGACCGGCGCCGTCGTCAATGCCGTCTGGGATCTGCTGGCCAAGCAGGCCGGCAAACCGGTCTGGCGGCTCGTTGCCGAGATGTCGCCGGAAGAGATCGCCGATATCGTCGACTACCGCTATCTCACCGACGTGCTGACGCGCGATGAAGCGATCGAGATCCTGAAGCGGGCGGAGGCGGGCAAGGCGGAACGCATCGCCACCCTCGAAAAAGAGGGTTATTCCTGCTATACGACCTCGGCCGGATGGCTCGGTTATGAGGACGAGAAACTGCGCCGCCTTTGCCAGGAGGCGATCGACGCCGGCTTCAACCATATCAAGATGAAGGTCGGCCGCGATCTGGAAGACGATATCCGCCGCCTCAGGATCGCCCGCGAGGTGATCGGCCCCGACCGCTACCTGATGATCGACGCCAACCAGGTCTGGGACGTCGGCCAGGCGATCGACTGGGTCAAGGCGCTCGCCTTTGCCAAGCCTTTCTTCATCGAGGAGCCCACCAGCCCCGATGACGTCGCCGGCCATCGCAAGATCCGCCAGGCAATCGCGCCAGTGAAGGTCGCGACCGGCGAGATGTGCCAGAACCGCATCATGTTCAAGCAGTTCATCGCCGAAGGCGCGATCGATATCGTCCAGATCGATTCCTGCCGCATGGGCGGGCTGAACGAGGTCCTTTCTGTTTTGCTGATCGCCGCCAAGTTCGGCCTGCCGGTCTGGCCGCATGCCGGCGGCGTCGGGCTCTGCGAATATGTGCAGCACCTGTCGATGATCGATTACGTCGCGGTCTCCGGCAGCAAGGAGGGCCGCGTCATCGAATATGTCGATCATCTGCACGAACACTTCCTCGACCCCTGCCGGATCGAGAACGCCGCCTATATGCCGCCCGCGCTGCCGGGCTTCTCCATCGAGATGAAACCGGCTTCGATCGGTAATTATAGGTTCCGAGGCTAG
- a CDS encoding SDR family oxidoreductase produces MTNRLSGKTVLITAAGQGIGRATAAAFAAVGAKVHATDINTEALATLAAEIGVSTHKLNVLEEDAVRALVAEIGAVDVLFNCAGFVHAGSILEMKDADLEFAFDLNVKAMIRTIRAVLPGMLERKDGAIINMASVASSIKGVPNRFAYGVTKAAVIGLTKSVAADYVADGIRCNAICPGTVESPSLQDRMRAGGDYDAARAAFIARQPMGRLGSPEEIADLAVYLAGATYTSGQAIAIDGGWTI; encoded by the coding sequence ATGACAAACAGACTTTCCGGCAAGACCGTTCTCATTACCGCCGCCGGCCAGGGCATCGGCCGGGCGACGGCGGCAGCCTTTGCCGCGGTCGGCGCCAAGGTCCACGCCACCGACATCAACACCGAGGCGCTGGCGACGCTGGCTGCGGAAATCGGCGTTTCGACCCACAAGCTGAACGTGCTCGAAGAGGATGCGGTCAGGGCCCTCGTCGCCGAGATCGGCGCCGTCGACGTGCTGTTCAACTGCGCCGGCTTCGTCCATGCCGGCTCGATCCTCGAGATGAAGGATGCCGATCTCGAATTCGCCTTCGATCTCAATGTCAAGGCAATGATCCGCACTATCCGCGCCGTTCTGCCCGGCATGCTCGAGCGCAAGGATGGGGCGATCATCAACATGGCCTCGGTCGCCTCCAGCATCAAGGGCGTCCCGAACCGCTTCGCCTACGGCGTTACCAAGGCGGCGGTGATCGGGCTCACCAAATCCGTCGCCGCCGATTATGTCGCCGACGGCATTCGCTGCAACGCCATCTGCCCGGGCACGGTGGAAAGCCCGTCGCTGCAGGACCGCATGCGCGCCGGCGGCGATTACGATGCGGCCCGCGCCGCCTTCATCGCCCGCCAGCCGATGGGCCGGCTCGGTTCGCCGGAAGAGATTGCCGATCTCGCCGTCTATCTCGCCGGCGCGACCTATACTTCGGGCCAGGCGATCGCCATCGACGGCGGCTGGACGATCTGA